A window of the Paralichthys olivaceus isolate ysfri-2021 chromosome 5, ASM2471397v2, whole genome shotgun sequence genome harbors these coding sequences:
- the psmg3 gene encoding proteasome assembly chaperone 3: protein MSSPEPIIRSRQTQKDVNGVSTQVVCTEFSNYIFIVLTQYGKIGSLISVTPDSRSNDISTPTFSTKVLLGKDEPLTHVCAKNLATFVSQEAGNRPVLLGLALKDSSLDSIKQIKDIIQSCKVW from the exons ATGTCTTCTCCGGAGCCCATCATCAGAtcaagacagacacagaaagacgTTAATGGAGTTTCAACGCAGGTCGTCTGTACGGAGTTCAGTAATTACATATTCATAGTTCTCACTCAGTACGGCAAAATCGGGAGTTTGATATCTGTCACACCTGACTCCAGATCCAATGATATCAGCACCCCAACTTTCTCCACCAAGGTGCTGCTGGGCAAAGATGAG CCTCTGACACATGTCTGTGCCAAAAACTTGGCGACGTTCGTTTCGCAGGAAGCCGGCAACAGGCCTGTCTTACTGGGACTGGCATTGAAGGATTCGTCCCTagattcaataaaacaaataaaagacatCATCCAAAGCTGTAAGGTCTGGTAG